One genomic window of Polyangium aurulentum includes the following:
- a CDS encoding DUF3601 domain-containing protein: MAGAKKLTVHELVPGKRYRVIKPFRDYHGHPFEEGELLTFASRDYLPYHDGHTIVFAERTMWLWGGDEVYADFDAFVAPA, from the coding sequence ATGGCTGGCGCGAAGAAACTCACCGTACACGAGCTGGTGCCCGGAAAGCGCTATCGGGTGATCAAGCCCTTCCGCGACTACCACGGGCACCCCTTCGAGGAGGGCGAGCTCCTCACGTTCGCCTCGCGGGACTACCTGCCCTACCACGACGGGCACACGATCGTCTTCGCGGAGCGCACGATGTGGCTCTGGGGCGGCGACGAGGTCTACGCCGATTTCGACGCCTTCGTCGCGCCGGCTTGA
- a CDS encoding ABC transporter ATP-binding protein yields MIELLDVEKRYGATTVVASVSLRVEPGEMLVLVGGSGSGKTTTLKMINRLIEPSAGRILVFGEDVAKAEPHALRRRIGYVFQRIGLFPHMTVAENVGITPALLGWDRARIRARVDALLELMELDPATVRDRLPDALSGGQAQRVAVARALAAEPRVMLLDEPFGALDPLTRDRLQQSLARIRRELDLTAIFVTHDMAEALLLGDRVAVMRSGRLVQVGTPRELLLSPADEEVEALVGAPRRQARVVEALLRGESRPAEGA; encoded by the coding sequence ATGATCGAGCTTCTCGACGTCGAAAAAAGGTATGGCGCGACAACCGTGGTCGCCTCCGTGTCGCTGCGCGTCGAGCCGGGCGAGATGCTCGTGCTCGTCGGCGGATCGGGCTCGGGCAAGACGACCACGCTCAAGATGATCAACCGCCTGATCGAGCCCTCGGCGGGGCGGATCCTGGTCTTCGGCGAGGACGTGGCGAAGGCCGAGCCGCACGCGCTGCGGCGCCGGATCGGCTATGTCTTCCAGCGGATCGGGCTCTTCCCGCACATGACCGTGGCCGAGAACGTGGGCATCACGCCCGCGCTGCTCGGCTGGGATCGGGCGCGCATCCGGGCGCGCGTCGATGCATTGCTCGAATTGATGGAGCTCGATCCCGCGACGGTGCGCGACAGGCTCCCGGATGCCCTCTCGGGGGGCCAGGCGCAGCGCGTCGCGGTGGCGCGCGCGCTCGCGGCCGAGCCGCGCGTCATGCTCCTCGACGAGCCCTTCGGCGCGCTCGATCCATTGACGCGCGACCGGCTGCAGCAGTCGCTCGCGCGCATCCGGCGCGAGCTCGATCTGACGGCGATCTTCGTGACGCACGACATGGCCGAGGCGCTCTTGCTCGGCGATCGCGTGGCCGTGATGCGCAGCGGGCGTCTCGTGCAAGTGGGCACGCCGCGCGAGCTTTTGCTCTCGCCCGCGGACGAAGAGGTGGAGGCGCTGGTCGGCGCGCCGCGGCGGCAAGCGCGCGTGGTCGAGGCGCTCTTGCGCGGCGAATCCAGGCCCGCGGAGGGCGCGTGA
- a CDS encoding threonine/serine dehydratase: MDRAAVLAAWQRIGPYVRRTPVIELSAGDLGLDHPVVVKLEASQHAGSFKARGAFHKLLSSRLPEAGVIAASGGNHGVAVAHAARTLGVRAEIFVPTICGKAKVERLASCGAVVRQEGAVYGEALVACGRRAAETGALAVHAYEDPVVIAGAGTASLEFAEQAAFDTLLVAVGGGGLIAGACAAVGAEKKIVAVETHGTPTLHSALEAGKPVDVPISGLAADALGASRVGAPNFELIRSIVAASLLVSDDDVRAAQRALWRELRVVAEPAGATALAALLSGAYRPERGERVGVMVCGANTDPASVI, encoded by the coding sequence ATGGACCGCGCAGCCGTTCTCGCCGCCTGGCAACGCATTGGCCCGTACGTCCGGCGCACGCCCGTGATCGAGCTGTCCGCGGGTGATCTCGGGCTCGATCACCCGGTCGTGGTGAAGCTCGAGGCGAGCCAGCACGCAGGCTCGTTCAAGGCCCGCGGGGCATTTCACAAGCTGCTGTCGTCGCGCCTGCCCGAGGCCGGGGTCATCGCCGCGTCGGGCGGCAATCACGGCGTCGCGGTGGCCCATGCGGCGCGCACGCTCGGGGTGAGGGCGGAGATCTTCGTGCCGACGATCTGCGGAAAGGCGAAGGTCGAGCGGCTCGCGAGCTGCGGCGCGGTCGTGCGGCAGGAGGGCGCGGTGTACGGCGAGGCGCTCGTCGCTTGCGGGCGGCGCGCCGCCGAGACCGGGGCGCTCGCGGTGCACGCCTACGAGGATCCCGTCGTCATTGCCGGCGCGGGCACGGCGTCGCTCGAATTCGCAGAGCAGGCGGCGTTCGACACGCTGCTCGTGGCAGTGGGCGGCGGAGGCTTGATCGCCGGCGCATGCGCGGCCGTGGGCGCGGAGAAGAAGATCGTGGCCGTCGAGACCCACGGAACGCCGACCCTCCACAGCGCGCTCGAGGCAGGCAAGCCGGTCGACGTGCCAATCTCCGGGCTCGCGGCCGATGCGCTCGGCGCGAGCCGCGTGGGCGCCCCCAATTTCGAGCTCATCCGGTCGATCGTCGCCGCGAGCTTGCTCGTCAGCGACGACGACGTGCGCGCCGCCCAGCGGGCCCTGTGGCGAGAGCTGCGCGTGGTCGCCGAGCCTGCCGGGGCCACCGCCCTCGCGGCCCTGCTCTCGGGCGCTTATCGCCCCGAGCGGGGCGAGCGTGTCGGGGTGATGGTGTGCGGAGCCAACACCGATCCGGCGAGCGTGATCTGA
- a CDS encoding ABC transporter permease/substrate-binding protein, which translates to MNEELSLLPARLSAHLGLTLVALFVGVLVSVPLGVLVSRVRRLEAPVLGAASVAQTVPSLALLAFMVPALAALGVRSIGFLPALIGLSIYSVLPILRNTAAGLSGIEPALIEAAQGVGMTPRERLFRVELPLAAPVIVAGIRTSAVWTVGTATLSTPVGAQSLGDYIFGGLQTRNHAAVLVGCLASAALALALDGLVRVIEIGLRRRGRGVLGIGLGGLVALAALAVAPVVRGLGRAGDAPVVIGAKTFTEQYILSRILAGRVSARTGLQTETLDSLGSTVAFDALRTGQMDAYVDYTGTIWATVMKRGEVPSDRKEVLREVTRYLKDEHGIVVACSLGFENTYAIAMRRADAERLGIRRLGDLAAHARSMSVGGDYEIFLRPEWRAIETGYGLRFREQRSMDPSLLYEAARGGGVDAITAFSTDARIVSYDLVVLEDDRRVIPPYDAVVLVSARAARDRPQVVEALRGLEGAIDADAMRRMNVAVDEKKETPAKVAERFSSERR; encoded by the coding sequence GTGAACGAGGAGCTGTCGCTCTTGCCGGCCCGGCTCTCGGCGCACCTCGGGCTCACGCTGGTGGCGCTCTTCGTGGGCGTCCTCGTGAGCGTGCCGCTCGGCGTGCTCGTCTCGCGCGTGCGGAGGCTGGAGGCGCCGGTGCTGGGCGCGGCGAGCGTCGCGCAAACGGTGCCGAGCCTGGCCCTGCTCGCGTTCATGGTGCCGGCGCTCGCCGCGCTCGGCGTGCGCAGCATCGGCTTTCTGCCGGCGCTGATCGGCCTCTCGATCTACAGCGTCTTGCCCATCCTGCGCAACACGGCCGCAGGTTTGTCCGGGATCGAACCGGCCTTGATCGAGGCAGCCCAGGGCGTGGGGATGACCCCGCGCGAGCGGCTCTTTCGCGTGGAGCTGCCGCTCGCGGCGCCCGTCATCGTGGCCGGGATCCGCACGAGCGCGGTGTGGACCGTGGGGACCGCGACGCTATCGACGCCGGTGGGCGCGCAGAGCCTCGGCGATTATATTTTCGGCGGGCTGCAGACGCGCAATCACGCCGCCGTGCTCGTCGGGTGCCTCGCCTCGGCAGCGCTCGCGCTCGCGCTCGATGGCCTCGTGCGGGTGATCGAGATCGGGCTGCGGCGGCGTGGGCGGGGCGTGCTCGGAATCGGGCTCGGCGGGCTCGTCGCGCTGGCAGCTCTCGCGGTGGCGCCCGTCGTGCGCGGGCTCGGGCGCGCGGGCGATGCGCCTGTCGTGATCGGCGCCAAGACGTTCACCGAGCAATACATCCTGAGCCGGATCCTCGCGGGGCGCGTCTCCGCGCGAACGGGGCTCCAGACGGAGACGCTCGACTCGCTCGGCTCGACGGTGGCGTTCGACGCGCTGCGGACGGGCCAGATGGACGCGTACGTCGATTACACGGGGACGATCTGGGCGACCGTGATGAAGCGCGGCGAGGTGCCGTCCGACCGCAAGGAGGTGCTGCGCGAGGTGACGCGATATCTGAAGGACGAGCACGGCATCGTGGTGGCGTGCTCGCTCGGATTCGAGAACACCTACGCCATCGCGATGCGGCGCGCCGACGCCGAGCGGCTCGGGATCCGGCGCCTCGGCGATCTCGCGGCCCACGCCCGCTCGATGTCCGTGGGCGGCGATTACGAGATCTTTCTCCGGCCCGAGTGGCGTGCGATCGAGACGGGCTACGGCCTGCGTTTTCGCGAGCAGCGGAGCATGGACCCGTCGCTGCTCTACGAGGCGGCGCGCGGCGGCGGGGTGGACGCGATCACGGCATTCTCGACCGACGCGCGGATCGTCTCGTACGACCTCGTGGTGCTGGAAGACGACCGGCGCGTGATCCCGCCCTACGACGCGGTCGTCCTGGTGAGCGCGCGCGCGGCGCGCGACAGGCCCCAGGTGGTGGAGGCGCTGCGAGGGCTCGAGGGGGCGATCGACGCGGACGCGATGCGGCGGATGAACGTCGCGGTGGACGAGAAGAAGGAGACGCCGGCGAAGGTGGCGGAGCGGTTTTCGAGCGAGCGGCGATGA
- a CDS encoding TldD/PmbA family protein, whose product MGQDMLATAKSAVEIAKKKGAQDAAGIGRVRRTVEVGWRDGKLEKISEATSRGLDLKLYVDGRYSVVSTSDLRPEGLDAFIGNAIALTRTLAKDPFRTLPDPSLYQGQSKEDLGIADPKIDSIAAVDLRRMAEAVEAAARGVKGASAILSVSSGAATTLSELYQVHSNGFEGNYRDTSFDLFADVSVKDSDGRRPEDGDYASTRLFSELPDPASIGRSASERAMSRLGQKKGASALTTIVLDRRAAGRFVSYLLRPLAASSLQQKRSFLEGLVDKPFGSKQLSFKDDPLLARGLGSRPFDNEGIAAKRFPIFEGGVLRGHYVDTYYGKKLSMKPTTGGMSNLAWGLGTKDGAALVAEVKEGILVTGFIGGNSNDTTGDFSLGVQGYAIRGGKVGEPIGEMNISGSHLQVWKRLVAVGNDPFPYSMGRTPTLVLDGVQVAGT is encoded by the coding sequence ATGGGACAGGACATGCTCGCGACCGCGAAATCGGCGGTCGAGATTGCCAAGAAAAAGGGCGCTCAGGACGCCGCTGGCATCGGCCGCGTGCGGCGCACCGTCGAGGTGGGCTGGCGTGACGGCAAGCTCGAGAAGATCTCCGAGGCCACGAGCCGGGGCCTCGACCTCAAGCTCTATGTCGACGGCCGTTACTCGGTGGTCTCGACGAGCGATTTGCGGCCCGAGGGGCTCGACGCGTTCATCGGCAACGCGATTGCCCTCACCCGCACGCTCGCCAAGGACCCGTTCCGCACCCTGCCCGACCCGTCGCTCTACCAGGGTCAGAGCAAGGAAGACCTCGGCATCGCGGACCCGAAGATCGACAGCATCGCTGCCGTCGATCTGCGCCGCATGGCCGAGGCGGTCGAGGCGGCGGCGCGGGGCGTGAAAGGCGCCTCCGCCATTCTCAGCGTGTCGAGCGGCGCGGCGACCACCCTCTCCGAGCTGTATCAGGTCCACTCGAACGGCTTCGAGGGCAACTACCGCGACACCTCGTTCGACCTCTTCGCCGACGTCAGCGTCAAGGACAGCGATGGCCGTCGCCCGGAGGACGGCGATTACGCAAGCACGCGCCTCTTCTCGGAGCTGCCGGATCCGGCGTCGATCGGGCGCAGCGCCTCCGAGCGGGCGATGTCGCGGCTCGGTCAGAAGAAGGGCGCCTCGGCCCTGACCACGATCGTCCTCGACCGCCGCGCGGCGGGCCGGTTCGTCTCGTACCTCCTGCGCCCGCTGGCGGCGTCGTCGCTGCAGCAGAAGCGCTCGTTCCTCGAGGGCCTGGTCGACAAACCCTTCGGCAGCAAGCAGCTCTCCTTCAAGGACGACCCGCTGCTCGCGCGCGGCCTCGGCTCGCGCCCGTTCGACAACGAGGGCATCGCGGCCAAGCGCTTCCCGATCTTCGAGGGCGGCGTCCTGCGCGGCCATTACGTCGATACGTATTACGGCAAGAAGCTCAGCATGAAGCCGACCACCGGGGGCATGTCGAACCTCGCCTGGGGTCTCGGCACGAAGGACGGCGCGGCGCTCGTGGCCGAGGTCAAGGAAGGCATCCTGGTCACCGGCTTCATCGGCGGCAACTCGAACGACACCACGGGCGATTTCTCGCTCGGCGTGCAGGGCTATGCGATCCGCGGCGGCAAGGTTGGCGAGCCCATCGGAGAGATGAACATCTCCGGCAGCCACCTGCAGGTGTGGAAGCGCCTCGTCGCCGTCGGCAACGATCCCTTCCCGTACTCGATGGGACGCACCCCGACGCTCGTGCTCGACGGCGTGCAGGTCGCAGGCACCTGA
- a CDS encoding DJ-1/PfpI family protein translates to MKILVLVYPGLTLQDVLGPVQTWMVLPDHEVQLVWKKQGPVLSDSGFPVVATHDYDSAWKDPDILLVGGGSQPTLDLLEDEETLAFVADRGERAKWITSVCTGSLILGAAGLLQGYRSACHWSMREHLAAFGAIPSSDRVVFDRNRASGGGVTAGIDFGITVVSKLAGEPMGRFAELLLEYAPAPPFGCGRPEIADPETLAMAQAMLSKEMPPGDAIARAAARLRARKERASA, encoded by the coding sequence ATGAAGATCCTCGTGCTCGTTTACCCGGGGCTCACGCTCCAGGACGTCCTCGGCCCCGTGCAGACCTGGATGGTGCTGCCGGATCACGAGGTGCAGCTCGTCTGGAAGAAGCAGGGCCCGGTCCTGTCGGATTCCGGCTTCCCCGTCGTGGCCACCCACGATTACGATTCTGCCTGGAAAGACCCGGACATCCTGCTCGTCGGCGGCGGCTCCCAGCCCACCCTCGACCTCCTCGAGGACGAGGAGACCCTCGCGTTCGTCGCCGATCGGGGCGAGCGGGCGAAATGGATCACCAGCGTCTGCACGGGCTCGCTCATCCTCGGCGCCGCCGGGCTTTTGCAGGGCTATCGCTCGGCCTGCCACTGGTCCATGCGCGAGCACCTCGCCGCCTTCGGCGCGATCCCCTCGTCGGACCGGGTCGTGTTCGATCGCAATCGCGCCTCGGGCGGCGGCGTGACGGCCGGGATCGACTTCGGGATCACGGTGGTGAGCAAGCTGGCCGGCGAGCCGATGGGGCGCTTCGCGGAGCTGCTCCTCGAATACGCCCCCGCGCCCCCCTTCGGCTGCGGCCGCCCCGAGATTGCCGATCCCGAGACGCTCGCCATGGCCCAGGCGATGCTCTCGAAGGAGATGCCTCCCGGCGACGCGATTGCGCGAGCAGCCGCGCGTCTGCGTGCGCGGAAGGAGCGGGCGAGCGCGTAG
- a CDS encoding TldD/PmbA family protein gives MPSNHRMTRRQFVEMGATSVAAATAGGFILGCGGAALEKPEVGAGAGGAAAPPSGAGRPTYFARFGVDEGMIREGIAEALSHGGDYADLFFQHRVSNGLQLEDGEVNRAYTRVELGVGVRVVKGDQTGYAYTEELTRDAIKRAARTAASIADGPARPAPQSFKADGGLPQRYTLDMPWDNVKPEQKLPILDGVNAAVLKADARIKKVSVFFADEAGAVLIVDSLGRMAEDVQPMTMMYVSCVAEQNGRRETNGYNVAGRRGFDFYSPEVVGRVVREAVARTTVLFDAVQPPAGEMQVVLGAGSSGILLHEAIGHGMEADFNRKGTSIYADKIGKPIAKPFVNIVDDAAQSFARGAINVDDEGNPAGTTMLVDKGVLATYMHDAISAKHYGVKPTGNGRRQSYQHAPLPRMRATYMLPGPHKKDEIIASVKNGIYCQSFSNGQVQIGAGDFTFYVKNGFLIENGKLTKPIKDVNIIGNGPKVLEQVDMVADDLVIDEGGWTCGKDVQSVPVSQGLPTVRVAKITVGGRSQKA, from the coding sequence ATGCCCAGCAATCACCGCATGACCCGCAGGCAATTCGTTGAAATGGGCGCGACATCCGTTGCGGCCGCCACGGCTGGAGGCTTCATCCTCGGCTGCGGCGGGGCCGCCCTGGAAAAACCGGAGGTCGGGGCCGGGGCCGGAGGCGCCGCCGCGCCGCCGTCGGGCGCCGGGCGCCCCACGTATTTCGCGCGCTTCGGCGTCGACGAGGGCATGATCCGCGAGGGCATCGCCGAGGCGCTCTCGCACGGCGGTGATTACGCCGACCTCTTCTTCCAGCACCGCGTCTCCAATGGCCTGCAGCTCGAGGACGGCGAGGTCAACCGGGCCTACACGCGCGTCGAGCTCGGCGTGGGCGTGCGCGTCGTGAAGGGCGACCAGACGGGCTATGCGTACACCGAGGAGCTGACGCGCGACGCCATCAAGCGCGCCGCGCGGACGGCGGCCTCGATTGCCGACGGCCCGGCGCGGCCTGCGCCCCAGAGCTTCAAGGCCGATGGCGGGCTGCCCCAGCGCTACACGCTCGACATGCCGTGGGACAACGTCAAGCCGGAGCAGAAGCTGCCGATCCTCGACGGCGTCAACGCGGCCGTGCTCAAGGCGGACGCGCGCATCAAGAAGGTGAGCGTCTTCTTCGCGGACGAGGCGGGCGCGGTGCTCATCGTGGACAGCCTGGGCCGCATGGCCGAGGACGTGCAGCCGATGACCATGATGTACGTCTCCTGCGTGGCCGAGCAGAATGGCCGGCGCGAGACGAACGGCTACAACGTCGCGGGCCGCCGCGGCTTCGATTTCTATTCGCCCGAGGTCGTGGGGCGCGTCGTGCGCGAGGCCGTGGCCCGCACCACCGTGCTCTTCGACGCCGTGCAGCCGCCGGCGGGCGAGATGCAGGTTGTGCTCGGCGCGGGCTCTTCGGGCATCCTCCTGCACGAGGCGATCGGCCACGGCATGGAGGCCGATTTCAACCGGAAGGGCACCTCGATCTACGCCGACAAGATCGGCAAGCCCATCGCCAAGCCTTTCGTGAACATCGTCGACGACGCGGCGCAGTCCTTCGCCCGCGGCGCGATCAACGTCGACGACGAGGGCAACCCTGCCGGCACGACGATGCTCGTCGACAAGGGCGTGCTCGCCACGTACATGCACGACGCCATCAGCGCCAAGCACTACGGGGTCAAGCCCACGGGCAACGGCCGCCGGCAGAGCTACCAGCACGCGCCGCTGCCTCGCATGCGCGCGACGTACATGCTGCCGGGCCCGCACAAGAAGGACGAGATCATCGCCTCGGTGAAGAACGGCATCTATTGCCAGAGCTTCTCGAACGGCCAGGTGCAGATCGGCGCCGGTGATTTCACGTTCTACGTGAAAAACGGCTTCCTCATCGAGAATGGCAAGCTCACCAAGCCCATCAAGGACGTGAACATCATCGGCAACGGGCCCAAGGTGCTCGAGCAGGTCGACATGGTCGCCGACGATCTCGTCATCGACGAGGGCGGCTGGACGTGCGGCAAAGACGTGCAGAGCGTGCCGGTGTCGCAGGGTCTGCCCACCGTGCGCGTCGCGAAGATCACCGTGGGCGGCCGCAGCCAGAAGGCCTGA
- a CDS encoding GlxA family transcriptional regulator yields MPSEFTKNASRSAAGAARRRVAILAFPDMVLLDAAGPIEVFSVATSRAREKGADAAGYTVELLAPKAGPIRTSSSVRLHADRSLAEAADDDIDTLIVPGGIAIEALFGDAALLSWLKTMATRVRRLCAVCNGSVLLAEAGLLDGRRAVTHWNYCSRLSRRYPRVRVEPDALFVRDGHIWTSGGVTAGMDLSLALVEEDLGRDLTLAIARDLVMYVKRAGGQSQFSAELAAQATDEGPISLAQRFILDNPGEDLSVEALARRFAMSPRHFARVFVRDAGTTPGEFIERARVDAARRALTQGASSLDMVARQCGLGDADNMRRIFLRRLGVTPRDYRARFAPPAPLTAPSSTLNH; encoded by the coding sequence ATGCCCAGCGAGTTCACCAAGAACGCTTCGCGAAGCGCTGCGGGCGCGGCGAGGCGGCGCGTCGCCATCCTGGCTTTCCCGGACATGGTGCTCCTCGACGCCGCAGGTCCGATCGAGGTGTTCTCGGTGGCGACGTCCCGCGCCCGCGAGAAGGGTGCAGATGCCGCGGGATACACCGTGGAGCTGCTCGCGCCGAAGGCTGGCCCCATCCGCACCTCCTCCTCCGTCCGCCTGCATGCCGACCGGAGCCTGGCCGAAGCCGCGGACGACGATATCGATACCCTCATCGTCCCCGGAGGCATCGCCATCGAGGCGTTGTTCGGCGACGCGGCGCTGCTCTCCTGGCTGAAGACCATGGCCACGCGCGTCCGGCGGCTGTGCGCGGTGTGCAACGGCAGCGTGCTGCTCGCGGAGGCGGGCCTGCTCGACGGCCGGCGCGCGGTGACGCACTGGAACTATTGCTCTCGGCTGTCGCGCAGATACCCGCGGGTGCGCGTGGAGCCGGACGCGCTCTTCGTGCGGGACGGGCATATCTGGACCTCCGGCGGGGTGACGGCCGGAATGGACCTCTCGCTCGCCCTCGTCGAGGAGGACCTCGGCCGCGATCTGACGCTCGCCATCGCCCGCGATCTCGTCATGTACGTCAAGCGCGCCGGCGGCCAGTCGCAATTCAGCGCCGAGCTCGCGGCGCAGGCCACCGACGAGGGGCCCATTTCATTGGCGCAGCGCTTCATCCTCGACAACCCCGGCGAGGACCTCTCCGTCGAGGCGCTCGCGAGGCGGTTCGCCATGAGCCCGCGCCATTTCGCGCGCGTCTTCGTGCGCGACGCCGGGACCACGCCAGGCGAGTTCATCGAGCGGGCGCGCGTGGACGCCGCGCGGCGAGCGCTCACGCAGGGGGCCTCGTCCCTCGACATGGTCGCGCGTCAATGCGGCCTCGGCGACGCGGACAACATGCGCCGGATCTTCCTGCGGCGCCTGGGCGTGACCCCGCGCGATTACCGGGCCCGCTTCGCACCTCCGGCGCCTTTGACGGCACCGAGCAGCACCTTGAACCACTGA
- a CDS encoding DNA polymerase II, with translation MAERGFILTPTYRSGGARPEVLLFAVLESGEPAVIVDDRPRPYLFVRAGDAIVARRFAGERVQETDLCAFDGEPVLRIEVDTPDELVRLRDRLAGASVAALEADVRFAYRYLIDHGIRGAFAVEGPFERRPGLGRIYRNPRIEPARFVPRLSVLSLDIETSLDGEHLYSVATSGAGGERVFFLLEPGRPEPAWTCPVAAFPDERALLAALFAHVREADPDVLTGWSLPEFDLPALMRFSRRANLACALGRGPGNITIRRDPGFTREARAFVPGRAVLDGLALVRGSFLKLDDYRLETAARTILGRGKLFGPEGRGDKIESAFHEAPAALAAYNLEDARLVEEILDKMHLVELAVERSLLTGMPPDRVGSQIAAIDSLYLGELRARGLVAPSVAQGSGEEEPIMGGLVLDGVPGFYRNIIVFDFKSLYPSIIRTFNIDPMTFAGEASEASEEVVRTPAGATFRRGERGILPQLVARLGKERSEARRAGDERRAQAIKILMNSFFGVLGTSASRLFSPAVANAITLSGQHVIRAAARAVVKKGHRVLYGDTDSLFIDAGEPDLERAKAYAEELRAYVSAEVDRAIAEEFGVDSYLDLEFEKVYARFFMPEMRGGGEGSKKRYAGLVVDGAGDEVEIVGLEAVRRDVSAVARRFQRELLDRVFHDKPVEPFIRGFVAQLQSGELDAELVYRKALRKPLSAYTKTTPPHVKAARRLGAEAGRVVRYVMTKNGPEPIEALTAPPDHEHYVTQQIKPVADAVLHLLGERDFEDVIGAKKQLSLF, from the coding sequence ATGGCGGAGCGCGGCTTCATCCTCACCCCGACCTATCGGTCCGGCGGCGCAAGGCCCGAGGTGCTTCTCTTCGCGGTGCTGGAGAGCGGCGAGCCCGCGGTCATCGTGGACGACCGGCCACGCCCCTACCTGTTTGTCCGCGCGGGCGACGCAATCGTCGCCCGGCGCTTCGCGGGCGAGCGTGTGCAGGAGACGGATCTGTGCGCGTTCGACGGCGAGCCCGTCCTGCGCATCGAGGTGGACACGCCCGACGAGCTGGTCAGGCTTCGCGACAGGCTCGCGGGGGCGTCGGTGGCGGCGCTCGAGGCGGACGTGCGCTTCGCCTATCGCTATCTCATCGATCACGGCATCCGCGGCGCGTTCGCGGTGGAGGGGCCCTTCGAGCGGCGCCCGGGGCTCGGGCGCATCTACAGAAACCCGCGCATCGAGCCGGCGCGCTTCGTGCCGCGGCTGTCGGTGCTCTCGCTCGATATCGAGACCAGCCTCGACGGCGAGCACCTCTACTCCGTCGCGACCTCGGGCGCGGGGGGCGAGCGTGTGTTTTTCCTTCTCGAACCGGGGAGGCCCGAGCCCGCGTGGACGTGCCCGGTCGCGGCTTTTCCGGACGAACGGGCGCTGCTGGCTGCGCTCTTCGCGCACGTGCGCGAGGCGGACCCGGACGTCTTGACGGGCTGGAGCCTGCCCGAGTTCGACCTGCCCGCGCTGATGCGTTTTTCGCGGCGGGCCAATCTGGCCTGCGCGCTCGGCCGGGGTCCGGGGAACATCACGATCCGGCGCGATCCGGGGTTCACCCGCGAGGCGCGCGCGTTCGTCCCGGGGCGGGCGGTGCTCGACGGCCTGGCGCTCGTGCGGGGCTCGTTCTTGAAGCTCGACGACTACCGGCTCGAGACGGCGGCGAGGACGATCCTCGGCCGCGGCAAGCTCTTCGGGCCCGAGGGGCGCGGGGACAAGATCGAGTCCGCATTTCACGAAGCGCCGGCGGCGCTCGCAGCCTACAATCTCGAGGACGCTCGGCTGGTGGAGGAGATCCTCGACAAGATGCACCTGGTCGAGCTCGCCGTCGAGCGGAGCCTGCTCACGGGAATGCCGCCCGATCGGGTGGGATCGCAGATCGCGGCCATCGATTCGCTCTACCTCGGCGAGCTGCGCGCGCGCGGGCTCGTGGCCCCGTCGGTCGCGCAAGGCTCGGGCGAGGAGGAGCCGATCATGGGCGGCCTCGTGCTCGACGGCGTGCCCGGGTTTTACAGGAACATCATCGTCTTCGATTTCAAGAGCCTGTACCCGAGCATCATTCGCACCTTCAACATCGACCCGATGACGTTCGCGGGCGAGGCTTCGGAGGCGAGCGAAGAGGTCGTGCGCACGCCGGCCGGGGCGACGTTCCGCAGGGGCGAGCGGGGCATTTTGCCCCAGCTCGTTGCGCGGCTCGGCAAGGAGCGGTCGGAGGCGCGCCGCGCGGGGGACGAGCGGCGGGCGCAGGCGATCAAGATCCTCATGAACTCGTTCTTCGGCGTGCTCGGCACGTCCGCGTCGCGCCTGTTCTCACCGGCGGTGGCGAACGCGATCACGCTCTCCGGGCAGCACGTCATCCGCGCGGCGGCGCGGGCGGTCGTCAAAAAGGGTCATCGCGTGCTTTATGGAGATACCGACTCGCTCTTCATCGACGCGGGCGAGCCCGACCTCGAGCGCGCCAAGGCGTACGCCGAGGAGCTGCGCGCGTACGTGTCCGCGGAGGTGGACCGGGCGATCGCGGAAGAGTTCGGCGTCGACAGCTACCTCGACCTCGAATTCGAGAAGGTCTACGCGCGGTTTTTCATGCCGGAGATGCGCGGGGGAGGGGAGGGGAGCAAGAAGCGCTATGCGGGGCTCGTGGTCGACGGCGCGGGCGACGAGGTCGAGATCGTGGGGCTCGAGGCGGTGCGGCGCGACGTGAGCGCGGTGGCGCGGCGATTTCAGCGGGAGCTGCTCGACCGGGTCTTTCACGACAAGCCGGTCGAGCCGTTCATCCGTGGGTTCGTCGCGCAATTGCAGAGCGGCGAGCTGGACGCCGAGCTGGTTTACCGCAAGGCGCTGCGCAAGCCGCTCTCGGCGTACACGAAGACGACGCCGCCGCACGTGAAGGCGGCGCGGAGGCTCGGCGCGGAGGCGGGGAGGGTGGTTCGGTACGTGATGACGAAGAATGGCCCGGAGCCGATCGAGGCGCTCACGGCGCCGCCGGACCACGAGCATTACGTGACGCAACAGATCAAGCCGGTGGCAGACGCGGTGCTGCACCTGCTCGGCGAGCGCGATTTCGAGGACGTGATCGGGGCGAAGAAGCAGCTTTCGCTGTTCTGA